The Actinomycetes bacterium sequence ATCTCCATCCTGCCGACGAGGTGCTGGATGCGCTCGTAGCTGTCGTGCGACGTCCGGCGGACCACGCCGACCACCCGGTAACCCTTGGCCAGGAGCAACTCGGCCAGGTAGGACCCGTCCTGCCCGGTGACTCCAGTGATCAGCGCGGTCGGCATGTAGGGCCCCCAAGCAGGTGGCAGCTCGTCGTGGCGGGCGCCGGGGGGCCACCCCCCGCTGCCAGCCCGCCACTTGAATCAAGTGCCAGAGCCGGCTAAACTTAGCGGCTGCACTGCACTTTTTGAAGCGAGGCTGGAATGGCGCGCGTGTGCGCGATCTGCGGCAAGGGCCCGACGTTCGGGCACCACGTATCGAATGCCAACAACAAGACCACCCGCCGGTGGTACCCCAACCTGCAGGCGGTCCGGGCCATGGTGGACGGCGCCCCGAAGCGGATCCGGGTGT is a genomic window containing:
- the rpmB gene encoding 50S ribosomal protein L28, which gives rise to MARVCAICGKGPTFGHHVSNANNKTTRRWYPNLQAVRAMVDGAPKRIRVCTQCLKSGKVVKAARGVGAGVGG